Within the Senegalia massiliensis genome, the region ATGCAGGTCATGCTTATGTCTATCTTATATATGGTATTTATAATTGCTTAAATGTAGTATCTGGTGATAAAAACATTCCACAAGGAGTACTTTTAAGAGGTGTTCAACCTATAAATGAACTGGATACTATATCTTTAAATAGATTTGGTAAAAAATATCATGAACTTACAAAAAGCCAAATTAAAAATCTAACTAATGGTCCAGGAAAGTTAACTCAAGCATTTGGTATTACCCGGGACATAAATGGATATGACTTAACAGGTGATATTATCTATATTTGTGAGGGTGAAAAAGAACAGTTTGAAATTATAGAAAGTAAAAGAATTGGTATTAATTATGCTGAAGAAGCAAAAGACTTTCTTTGGAGATTTTATATTGCTGATAGTGATTATGTGAGTAAAAAAATAAAATAGTTATTTCTTTATATAAAGAAATAACTATTTTAAATTATATTATTTTTTTATTTTTAGGTATTTTGACTGTTACTTCTATGAAATCACCTGTATCTTTTTCTTGATATTTTGCCTCTATGCCACTATCTTTTATTGCAGTATATGCATTTTTCAATGTATTTAAATATATTTTAAAATTAATTAAGGATTTTATATTTTGTTTTGCTTTTTGTTCTTGTTCTTCTTTTATTGCAGTCAAATCTTCTAATAGGGATTTTATTAAGTTTTCCGTTTTTTTAACAGTAAGGTCATTTTT harbors:
- a CDS encoding DNA-3-methyladenine glycosylase; protein product: MHKLNRKFYRKSALDLSKDLLGKYLIFNKNNKKFITKIVEVEAYMGENDKASHTYKNKRTKRTETMFKDAGHAYVYLIYGIYNCLNVVSGDKNIPQGVLLRGVQPINELDTISLNRFGKKYHELTKSQIKNLTNGPGKLTQAFGITRDINGYDLTGDIIYICEGEKEQFEIIESKRIGINYAEEAKDFLWRFYIADSDYVSKKIK